A genomic stretch from Antarcticibacterium flavum includes:
- a CDS encoding NifU family protein, translating into MTTEEIRLNVERALDEIRPFLQSDGGDISLVSIEDDRLVKVQLLGACVGCHVNTMTLKSGVEMTIKKYVPQIEEVVNIA; encoded by the coding sequence ATGACAACAGAAGAGATAAGATTGAATGTTGAAAGAGCCCTTGATGAGATAAGGCCTTTTTTACAAAGTGACGGTGGGGATATTTCCCTTGTCTCTATTGAGGATGACCGGCTGGTCAAAGTACAGTTGCTTGGCGCCTGTGTAGGATGTCATGTGAATACCATGACCCTTAAATCTGGCGTGGAAATGACAATTAAAAAATATGTACCACAAATCGAAGAGGTGGTGAATATAGCCTAG
- a CDS encoding sensor histidine kinase gives MPNFKRSYKFAIKTSLFITVLLTLLVSVFLWMRYEFEWEPVAVFGLISYMFSFFIIQYRVEHFIYKRVKKIYDNVTLLDASTLRPNQITTDMATLTREVEKFAEDKKLEIETLKVRETYRKEFMGNVSHELKTPLFTVQGYILTLLDGALKDKSVRKKYLQRANKGVERLIYIVKDLDMITKLETGDLHLVMENFNVVEVIQNSFDLLEMKAAKKDITLTFDMDYEKPIWVYADRERIQQVITNLVVNSIKYGKKGGTTEISIENLIKNKVIVRVTDNGEGIEKTHIPRLFERFFRIDKSGSRKEGGSGLGLSIVKHIIEAHNEKIYVESVFGVGSEFSFTLEKSKSSLKGTKAVKTQ, from the coding sequence ATGCCAAATTTTAAAAGATCATACAAGTTTGCTATAAAGACTTCTTTGTTCATAACCGTACTGTTAACGCTCCTGGTGAGCGTTTTTTTGTGGATGAGATATGAGTTTGAATGGGAGCCGGTTGCTGTATTTGGGTTAATTTCTTACATGTTCTCCTTCTTTATCATTCAATACAGGGTAGAGCACTTTATATACAAAAGGGTTAAAAAGATTTATGATAATGTAACCTTGCTGGATGCGAGCACTCTGCGGCCCAACCAGATCACTACAGATATGGCAACCCTTACCCGGGAGGTGGAAAAGTTTGCTGAAGATAAAAAACTTGAAATTGAGACCCTAAAAGTTAGGGAGACCTATCGTAAGGAATTTATGGGGAACGTCTCACATGAGCTTAAAACCCCATTGTTCACAGTGCAGGGTTATATCCTAACATTGCTGGATGGTGCTCTCAAGGACAAATCTGTGAGAAAAAAATATTTACAACGGGCCAATAAAGGGGTGGAAAGGCTTATTTATATAGTGAAGGACCTGGATATGATCACCAAACTGGAAACAGGAGATCTCCACCTGGTGATGGAGAACTTTAATGTGGTAGAGGTTATACAAAACTCCTTCGACCTCCTTGAAATGAAAGCTGCCAAAAAAGATATTACCCTCACTTTTGATATGGATTATGAAAAACCAATTTGGGTGTATGCAGACAGGGAGCGTATACAGCAGGTAATCACAAATCTGGTTGTGAATTCCATTAAATATGGTAAAAAGGGCGGGACTACAGAGATTAGTATTGAGAACCTTATCAAGAATAAAGTGATCGTAAGGGTTACAGATAACGGGGAGGGAATTGAAAAAACACATATTCCCCGGCTTTTTGAAAGATTTTTCAGGATAGATAAAAGCGGTTCAAGAAAAGAGGGAGGCTCCGGGCTGGGGCTTTCTATTGTAAAGCACATTATTGAGGCCCATAATGAAAAGATCTATGTGGAGAGTGTTTTTGGTGTAGGGAGTGAATTCTCATTCACTCTGGAAAAGAGCAAAAGCAGCCTTAAAGGAACTAAGGCCGTTAAGACCCAGTAA
- a CDS encoding Mrp/NBP35 family ATP-binding protein has translation MKLNRKDILNALETITVSGEGKNMVESGAVQNVMTFGDEVVVDLVLSTPALHIKKRAEVDILKTIHEKVYEKAKVKVNIKVESSSAKPEIKGKAIPGISNIIAVASGKGGVGKSTVTANLAVSLAKMGFKVGLLDADIYGPSMPMMFDVEVERPLSVNVDGKSKMKPVENYGVKMLSIGFFTKPSQAVVWRGPMASKALNQMIFDAAWGELDFMLIDLPPGTGDIHLSIMQSLPITGAVIVSTPQKISLADAKRGVDMFQQESINVPVLGIIENMAYFTPAELPDNKYYIFGQEGAKRLSEDLGVPFLGELPLVQSIREAGDIGRPAALQVGTPLESAFEKLTQNVVQETVNRNKSLPPTEAIKITTMAGCSAVKTK, from the coding sequence ATGAAATTAAACAGAAAAGATATACTGAATGCGCTGGAGACTATAACTGTTTCTGGAGAAGGAAAGAATATGGTTGAGAGTGGCGCGGTTCAAAATGTAATGACATTTGGAGACGAAGTAGTAGTAGATCTTGTACTATCAACTCCAGCCTTACATATCAAGAAAAGAGCTGAGGTAGATATTCTTAAGACCATTCACGAGAAGGTATACGAAAAAGCAAAAGTTAAAGTAAATATTAAAGTTGAAAGCAGTAGCGCGAAGCCGGAGATCAAAGGAAAAGCAATTCCCGGTATAAGCAATATCATCGCAGTTGCCTCTGGTAAAGGGGGGGTAGGTAAATCTACCGTAACTGCCAACCTTGCAGTATCGCTTGCAAAAATGGGCTTTAAAGTAGGGTTGCTGGATGCCGATATTTATGGGCCTTCCATGCCAATGATGTTTGATGTTGAGGTAGAGCGACCACTATCTGTAAACGTAGATGGAAAATCCAAAATGAAGCCTGTTGAGAATTACGGTGTGAAGATGCTTTCTATAGGATTCTTTACCAAACCAAGCCAGGCAGTTGTTTGGAGAGGGCCAATGGCTTCCAAAGCCCTTAACCAAATGATCTTTGACGCAGCCTGGGGAGAGCTTGACTTTATGTTGATTGACCTGCCTCCGGGAACAGGGGATATTCACCTTTCGATTATGCAATCCCTGCCAATCACAGGAGCTGTGATCGTGAGTACACCCCAAAAGATCTCCCTGGCAGATGCTAAAAGAGGTGTCGATATGTTCCAGCAGGAGAGTATCAATGTTCCTGTTTTAGGGATCATAGAGAATATGGCATATTTTACCCCGGCTGAATTACCTGATAATAAATACTACATTTTTGGACAGGAAGGTGCCAAAAGGCTTTCTGAAGACCTGGGAGTACCATTCCTTGGAGAGTTGCCACTGGTTCAAAGTATTCGGGAAGCCGGGGACATTGGAAGACCTGCTGCCCTGCAGGTTGGTACGCCATTGGAAAGCGCTTTTGAAAAGCTTACTCAAAATGTGGTACAGGAAACAGTGAACAGAAATAAGAGCCTACCTCCAACAGAAGCTATAAAGATTACGACCATGGCGGGGTGCAGTGCTGTAAAAACCAAATAG
- a CDS encoding MGMT family protein, with protein MATGDDNFFEKVYRVVRQIPRGRVTSYGAIARYLGAAGSARMVGWALNSSHSREDVPAQRVVNRMGMLTGKHHFSGTNAMQQLLEAEGVKIKENKVVGFEKLFWDPAEELREL; from the coding sequence ATGGCAACCGGAGACGATAATTTTTTTGAAAAGGTTTACCGGGTTGTACGACAAATACCACGGGGGCGAGTTACCTCCTATGGTGCAATTGCCAGGTACCTGGGTGCTGCCGGTAGTGCACGCATGGTTGGATGGGCCCTGAACAGCTCTCATTCCCGGGAAGATGTGCCCGCTCAAAGGGTAGTGAACAGGATGGGAATGCTCACGGGAAAACATCATTTTAGCGGTACCAATGCGATGCAGCAATTGCTCGAGGCAGAGGGAGTGAAGATAAAGGAGAACAAGGTTGTGGGGTTTGAAAAGCTTTTTTGGGACCCGGCAGAGGAATTACGGGAATTGTAG
- a CDS encoding LysE family translocator: MEETKIFLITYVAALIGVVPPGLVNMTVAKTCVEHGKRNGLYVAIGASIVVFFQALVAVLLAKYIFDNPYVRNILLRAGLVIFVILGIYFFIKARQDRGIVEGSTKANKHSILKGMIIAVLNVFPIPYFVALGAALNVGGAVSYDVSIIITFVFAASLGSFTTLYFYVLSFDRIEDKSAMFAKYSNYFMAALMLVLVIITLLRIFYY, encoded by the coding sequence TTGGAGGAAACAAAAATTTTCCTTATTACCTACGTCGCGGCCCTTATTGGGGTGGTGCCCCCGGGTCTGGTCAATATGACCGTGGCCAAGACTTGTGTGGAGCATGGAAAAAGGAATGGGCTTTATGTGGCAATTGGGGCCTCTATAGTAGTTTTCTTCCAGGCGCTGGTTGCAGTGCTGCTGGCCAAATATATCTTCGATAACCCATATGTGCGCAATATTCTCCTGCGGGCAGGCCTGGTTATCTTTGTAATCCTTGGAATTTACTTCTTTATAAAGGCAAGGCAGGATCGCGGGATCGTGGAAGGTTCTACAAAGGCAAACAAGCACAGTATTTTAAAAGGGATGATCATTGCCGTACTCAATGTTTTTCCCATTCCCTATTTTGTCGCTCTTGGAGCTGCTCTTAATGTTGGAGGTGCAGTATCCTATGACGTTTCAATCATCATAACCTTCGTTTTTGCGGCCTCCCTTGGATCATTTACAACTCTTTATTTTTATGTGCTCTCCTTTGACAGGATAGAGGATAAGTCGGCAATGTTTGCCAAATATTCCAATTATTTTATGGCAGCACTTATGCTGGTGCTGGTAATTATCACGCTGCTGCGAATATTCTATTATTGA
- the trmB gene encoding tRNA (guanosine(46)-N7)-methyltransferase TrmB gives MGSKNKLKRFRENESFQNVVQPSREEITQGNFSLKGNWNKDFFKNEFPIVLELGCGKGEYSVALAQANPGKNFLGIDIKGARFWRGAKTALEEDLDNVGFMRTQIELIDLLFEENEIDEIWITFPDPQIKYKRTKHRLTNSQFLQKYKHVLKPGGMVNLKTDSEFMHGYTLGLLHGEGHEIIQANHDVYKNEYSPKDVTGIQTFYEKQYLEQGKPITYIQFKIK, from the coding sequence GTGGGGAGTAAGAATAAATTAAAAAGGTTCAGGGAAAACGAGAGTTTTCAAAATGTCGTCCAACCCTCCAGGGAGGAAATCACACAGGGCAATTTCAGCCTGAAAGGAAACTGGAATAAAGATTTCTTTAAAAATGAATTCCCAATAGTCCTTGAACTTGGTTGTGGAAAAGGGGAATACAGTGTGGCACTCGCACAGGCGAACCCCGGCAAGAATTTCCTTGGGATCGATATTAAAGGAGCGAGATTTTGGAGAGGTGCAAAAACGGCTCTTGAGGAAGATTTGGATAATGTGGGATTCATGCGTACGCAAATAGAGCTTATCGATCTTTTATTTGAGGAAAATGAAATTGATGAAATATGGATCACCTTTCCAGACCCTCAAATTAAATATAAACGAACCAAGCACAGGCTAACAAATTCGCAGTTCCTGCAAAAGTATAAGCACGTGCTTAAACCGGGGGGGATGGTGAATTTAAAGACAGACAGTGAATTCATGCACGGTTATACCCTGGGGCTATTGCACGGCGAAGGCCATGAGATCATACAGGCCAACCACGACGTTTATAAGAACGAATATTCTCCCAAAGACGTCACCGGGATACAGACTTTCTATGAAAAACAGTACCTTGAACAGGGAAAACCTATAACCTACATCCAATTTAAGATCAAATAG
- a CDS encoding glycosyltransferase, with protein sequence MHEKKILVAPLNWGLGHATRCIPIIRELQENGFTPVLASDGEALRLLEKEFPLLERHGLPSYDITYSRSSFFFPWKLLLKTPHILRTIKAEKAATEKLVRTAGISGIISDNRWGVRSVEVPSVFITHQIKVLSGLATFFSSKIQQNYIKKFDECWVPDVAEEPSLSGRMGHTSVDFPVRYLGVLSRFEKLDLEPVYDLALILSGPEPQRSLLEKKLLTELNDLKGSIIMVRGIIEKEQSMRQQNNIRIYNFMTTIELEKVINQSLYVICRPGYTSLMDLAKLEKKLFVIPTPGQFEQEYLAKRLEENHLAGSCKQKEFTVEKYLESKNYKGLLGLNGLSSFKAAFALFQSE encoded by the coding sequence ATGCATGAAAAAAAAATTCTGGTTGCCCCTCTCAATTGGGGCCTGGGCCACGCAACGCGCTGTATTCCAATTATAAGGGAACTTCAGGAAAATGGATTTACACCTGTACTGGCATCAGACGGGGAAGCTTTGCGGCTGCTGGAAAAGGAATTTCCCTTACTCGAAAGGCATGGACTCCCTTCCTATGATATTACCTATTCCCGTAGTAGCTTCTTTTTCCCCTGGAAACTCCTCTTGAAGACCCCTCATATCCTCAGGACAATTAAGGCTGAAAAAGCTGCTACAGAGAAACTGGTAAGAACAGCCGGGATTTCAGGAATAATTTCAGATAACAGATGGGGAGTAAGATCGGTCGAAGTACCTTCAGTATTCATTACCCATCAAATAAAAGTACTATCTGGGCTTGCCACTTTCTTCAGCAGTAAAATTCAGCAGAATTATATAAAAAAATTTGATGAATGCTGGGTACCCGATGTTGCTGAAGAACCTTCCCTGAGTGGAAGAATGGGTCACACTTCAGTTGATTTTCCCGTACGCTATCTTGGGGTTTTAAGCCGTTTTGAAAAGTTGGATCTGGAACCTGTTTACGACCTGGCTTTAATACTCTCTGGCCCCGAACCCCAACGCAGCTTGCTGGAAAAAAAACTTTTAACCGAATTAAATGACCTTAAGGGAAGCATTATTATGGTAAGAGGGATAATTGAAAAGGAACAGAGCATGCGACAACAAAATAATATTCGTATTTATAATTTTATGACTACCATAGAGCTGGAGAAGGTGATCAACCAAAGCCTGTATGTGATTTGCAGGCCCGGATATACAAGTCTAATGGATCTTGCAAAGCTCGAAAAGAAGCTCTTTGTTATCCCTACGCCCGGACAATTTGAGCAGGAGTACCTGGCGAAACGGCTGGAAGAAAACCATCTTGCCGGGAGCTGTAAACAAAAGGAATTCACTGTTGAGAAATACCTGGAATCAAAGAATTACAAGGGCTTACTGGGTCTTAACGGCCTTAGTTCCTTTAAGGCTGCTTTTGCTCTTTTCCAGAGTGAATGA